The sequence TCGGTCACCAGCACGCCGACCACCCGGCTGCGCAGGCCCGCCAGCTTCAGTCCCAGCATCAATCCGGCCGCCGTGCCACCGCTGCCGAGAGGAACGAAGATGGCGTCGGGCTCGGGCACTTCGGCGCGCTCGACTTGCTCGGCCAGCTCCAGTGCGGCGTTGACGTAGCCGATGGTACCGAGCGCCGAAGTGCCGCCGGTAGGAATGACCTCAGGGCGGTCGCCGTTGAGCCACCCGCGCGCATAGAGACGTGCGGCGCTGGCAGCAACACCAGCCACGGTGGGGGCGTAGTGGAGTTCGGCCCCGTATGCGTAATCGAGCAGCAGGCAGCGGCGCACGTGCGCGGTAACGGGCTGGCGCAGCAAGACCAGGATCGTGCGCAGCCCGGCCACGCGCGCGCCAATGGCGGTGGCGAGCCCATGGTGCGTGCCGATCCCGCCGAACGTCATCACCGAGCGCCGGCCGCGCTGCCGGGCTGCGCCCAGCAGCAGCTCGAGCTTGCGCGGCTTGTTGCCGCCGTACAGCACGCCGCTCTGATCGTCGCGCTTGATCCACAGCCGTTCGATGCCCTGCGCCCGCCCGAGCCGCTCCAGCTGCTGCACCGGCGTCGGTAGTGCGGTCAGCGCCACGCGCGGCAAGCGGCCGGCGAGTTGCGGGAAACGGCGTTCGAGCGCCAGTTCGGTCACGGCCATGGGCGGGCTGTTTCGTTGGGTGGTCGGGCAGCGGGTTGCGGGTGCCAGCTAGAAGACAACTCACGCCCGCCGCAGCTCTTGCACCGCCCCGGCATCGCCGACCAGCACCCGATCGGCAATGCCCAGAAACAGTCCGGTGCCAATCACCCCGGGGATCGCGGTGACCGCCGCTTCGAGGGCCGCGGGCGCGTCGAGCGGCGCGATGCGGCAATCGAGGATGTTGTTGCCGCCGTCGCTGACGAAAGCGCTGCCGGCCTGTAAGCGCAACTCCGGCCGGCAGCCCAGCTCCACCAGACGCCGCTTGCAGAACGCCAGCGCGAACGTGATCACCTCGACCGGCAGCACGCCCCGGCTACCGAGCACGGGCACCAACTTCTCGCGGCCGACCAGGATGATCTCGGTGCGCGAGGCGGCCGCGACGATCTTTTCGCGCACCAGCGCCCCGCCGTAGCCTTTGATGAGATTCAACTGCGGATCGACCTCGTCGGCCCCGTCAACCGTCACGTCGATAGCTTCGGTGTCCTCCAGCCCGATCAGTGGAATGCCCAGCTGGCGCGCCGCGGTGGCGGTGGCCTCCGAGGTCGAGATGCCCTGCACCCGCAGCCCCTCTCGCACCCGTGCGCCGAGCGCGTGCACGAACGCCAGCGCCGCGCGCCCGGTGCCGAGACCGACGATCGCCTGATCCGCAACAAAGTCGAGCGCCCTCTGGGCGATCGCGGCCAAGGCCGCGTCTGCTGCTGCACGGTTCTCCATCGAGTGGTTACC is a genomic window of Deltaproteobacteria bacterium containing:
- a CDS encoding pyridoxal-phosphate dependent enzyme, whose amino-acid sequence is MAVTELALERRFPQLAGRLPRVALTALPTPVQQLERLGRAQGIERLWIKRDDQSGVLYGGNKPRKLELLLGAARQRGRRSVMTFGGIGTHHGLATAIGARVAGLRTILVLLRQPVTAHVRRCLLLDYAYGAELHYAPTVAGVAASAARLYARGWLNGDRPEVIPTGGTSALGTIGYVNAALELAEQVERAEVPEPDAIFVPLGSGGTAAGLMLGLKLAGLRSRVVGVLVTDILPPSARRLARLARASQRRLRRLAPEIPDVTVSASDLTIVTEFCGAGYGAPSAEAEAAQRLAADIEGLQLETTYTAKCAAALLHLARAPAYRGRTLLFWNTYSSVDPGAQLERLPDFHELPPAFHQFFSDDAAPVRPGNQAAARRSP
- the rpiA gene encoding ribose-5-phosphate isomerase RpiA, encoding MENRAAADAALAAIAQRALDFVADQAIVGLGTGRAALAFVHALGARVREGLRVQGISTSEATATAARQLGIPLIGLEDTEAIDVTVDGADEVDPQLNLIKGYGGALVREKIVAAASRTEIILVGREKLVPVLGSRGVLPVEVITFALAFCKRRLVELGCRPELRLQAGSAFVSDGGNNILDCRIAPLDAPAALEAAVTAIPGVIGTGLFLGIADRVLVGDAGAVQELRRA